The genomic segment TGCCGAACTCGACCCTCCGCACGCCGGCGTCGATCAGTCGCTGGGCCTGGGCGGCGACCTGCGCGGGGGTGCCGGAGAAGGCGAACCGGTCGAGCACGTCGTCCGGGATGAGCCGGCCCGCGGCCTCGTCGTGGCCGCCGTCGACGAGCCGGGCGACCTCCTCCACGAGGCCTTCGGGCAGCGTCACGGTGGGGTCGAGACCGGCCACCACGGCCAGATACATCGCCACCTCCGTACGGGCTTTGGCCCGCGCGGCCTCGCCGTCGGTGTCGACCACCGTCACCGCACCCAGCACGATCCCGACGTCGCGGCCGGACCGCAGCCGCTCGCGGATCACGGGGACCATGTCGGGGTTGGCGCTGCCGCCCACCTTGATCTCGTCGGCGATCCGCCCGGCCAGCGCGGCGCCCTGCGCACCCCAGGCGCCGATCAGCAGCGGGACCGCAGGGCGCTGCCGCTCGTACCGGAGCACGGTGCCGGCGGCCAGGCGGTGGACCCGGCCGGCGAATTCCGTGCCGTCGCCGCGCAGCAGACGGGCCACCACCTCGGCCGCCTCCGCCAGGGCGGTCAGCGGGCGCGGCTGCTCCAAGCCGACCGCGCCCAGCCAGGTGCCGCGGGCCAGCCCCAGGTAGGCCCGCCCGTGCGAGGCCAGGTCGAGTGCGGCGATCTGCCCGGCGATCTCGTACGGGGCCATCGAGTACGGGTTCAGGCAGGCGGGCCCCAGCCGTACGCGGGAAGTGGCCCCGGCCATCTCCAGCAGCGGGAAGATCGGCGGCTGGTACATCAGGTCGCCGAACACGGTGAGCACGTCGAAGCCGGCGGCCTCGGCCGAGCGCGCGAGCCGGGCGTACGTGCCCGCGGGTTTGTCGCTCTGCAGGCCCAGGCCGATCTCCGTACGCATCAGGTCAGGTCCTCGGAGTTCATCGTGCGCCGGCCGGTCCGCTCGACCTTCATGACCAGCCGCTCCTCGGGGTCGGGGCAGATGAAGTGCGAGTCCTGGGCCAGCCAGTCGCCGGCGGCCAGGTCGCGCTGCTTGGCCGCGAGGAACGGCAGCACGGAGGCCAGGGCGTACACGCAGAAGTGTTTGCCCTCGGGAATGGTCAGGTGCGCGCTGTTTGTCAGGTCGAAGTGGTCGCCCACGTTCATGCCGCAGACCGAGCGGCCCTCGATCCGGTCGACGCTGACCCGCAGGTCGTAGATGTCCATCTCGCTCATGACGCCTCCTCGTTGACACGCACGATGACTTTGCCGGTGGTGCGCCGGGCCGCCAGGTCGGCCAGCGCCGCGGGCGCCTCCTCCAGGGACACGACCCGAGTGATCGGCGGCCGCAGCTCCCCCGCCGCGACCCGGCGGAACAGCTCGTCGTAGGCGGCCCGCACCTCGGCCGGCCGGGCCCAGGGATAGCGCGACCCCCACGACACTCCGATCAGGTCGGCGTTGCGGGCGATCAGCCGGGCCGGGTCGACGGGCGGGGGCGGCCCGGCGGCCATGCCCACGCTGACCAGCCGCCCCTCGAAGGCCAGGCAGTCCAGCGACCGTGAGAGCACGTCACCGCCGACCGGGTCGACGACGACATCGACCTCGCCCACCGACGCGAGGTCGTCGTAGCCGACCGCCACGGCGGCACCCTCCGCGCGGCATTTGTCCAGTTTGCCGGCGGAGCCCGCCGTGGCGATCACCCGCGCGCCCCGAGCCACCGCGAGCTGGATCGTGGCGATGCCGACCCCGCCCGCCCCGGCGTTCACCAGCACCGTCTCGCCGGCCCGTAACCGCGCCCGCTCCAGGGCGAACCAGGCGGTCTGGTACGTCACCGGCAGCGCGGCGGCGACCAGCGCATCCACCGCCGGGGGCCGCACGACCGCGAGCGAGGCGTCAATGGTGACGGTCTCCCCCAGCGCCCCGTGCGGCAACGCCGGGCAGACCACCACGTTCTCCCCGATCAGGTGCTCGGCCCCCGGCCCGGCGTCCAGCACCCGCCCCGAAGCCTCCACCCCGGGAGTCATCGGCGGCGCCGGTCGCACCGGGTACTCCCCGCGGCACAGCGACACGTCGAGGAAGTTGAGGCCGGCCGCGTGCACCGCGACCTGCACCGCGCCGGGCCCCGGCCGCGGGTCGTCGTCCACCGTGGCCACCCGCAGCACGTCCTGCGGCTCCCCGGCGGACGTCGCGATCAGCCGGCGGATCACGGGCGGACCAGCTCCGCGTGGTGGTGCACGATCCGCCAGTCGCCGTCCAGGCAGCGCAGCACGTCGGTGACCCGGGTGTGCTGCTCCTGCCCGCTCGCCGCGTCGCGGGTCACCAGCACGTACCGGGCCACGCCGGTGTCGCCCCACACGTCGATCCGCTTCTCGGTCGCGGCCATCACCGCCAGCACCGGCCGCTCCCCCGCCGCGTCCCGGCTGTCCCGGTACGCGTCGAGCTCGCGCCGGGTGCGCAGCGGCCCCGGCAGGTGGGTCTCCCACGTCGTGACGTCGTCGTGCAGGTGCGCGTCGAAGCCCTGGCGGTCGCCCTTGAGGAACGACGCGTACATGTCGTCGATGCCGGCCGCGATGGCCGCGGCCCCGATCTCGGCGAAGCTCATCGCTGGTCCTCCCGGCTGACGACGCCGCCCTTCATCACGAACCGCACACCCCGGAAGGCTGACGTGTCGTCGAGAGGGTCGGCGTCCATGGCGATCACATCTGCGTACTTGCCCTGCTCGACCGTGCCGAGGTCGTCGGAGAGCCCGAGCCAGCGGATCGGCCCGAGGGTGCCCGCGTGCAGGGCCCGCTGCGGGCCCAGGTGCTCGGCCAGGTTCTCCAGCTCCCGTACGGTGGCGTTGGTGCCCTCGAACGACCAGAACGGGGGCATGTCGCTGCCGAGCAGGATCTCCACCCCGGCCTCCAGGGCCATCCGGAAACTTTCGATGTGCCGGGGGCCGGCGCCGAGCGAGCGGCACTGCATCCATTCCGGCACGCCGAGCTCGTCGAAGAACTCCTTGCACCGGGTGACCAGCAGCGTCGGCACCAGCGCGGTGCCCTTGGCCGCCATGAGCGCGGCCACCTCGGGGGTCAGCTGGTAGCCGTGCTCGACGCAGTCCAGGCCCAGCTCGACCGCGGCCGCGATCACCTCGGCCGGGCCCGCGTGCGCGGTGACCTTGCGGCCCCAGGCGTGCGCGGTCTCGATCACCGCGGCCATCTCGTCGGCGAACAGCTGCGGGGTCGAGATGGCCTCGTGCTCGCCGGCCAGCCCGCCCGAGATCATCACTTTGATCAGGTCGGCCCCGGCCTTGATCTGGCTGCGCACGCCGTGCCGGAAGCCGACCGGCCCGTCGCACTCCATCGTGTCGCCGCTCTCGTGGCCGTGCCCGCCGGTGCAGACCAGTGCGCGGCCCGCCGTGTACATGCGCGGGCCCACCGCCCGGCCGGCGTTGATGGCCCGGCGCAGCGCGAAGTCGGCGTGGTCCTTCTCGGCCACGTTGCGCACGGTGGTCACACCGCAGTCCAGCGTGCGGCGGGCGCCGTCGGCCATGTAGAGGGCCAGGTCGTGCGGGCCCATGTCCTTGACGCTGTTGCCGCCGCGGCCGGGCAACGAGAGCGAGAAGTGGGTGTGCATGTTGGTCAGTCCGGGCGTCAGAAACGCGCCGTCCAGGTCCCGCTCGACGACCGGTCCCGCCTGCCGGGCCTGCGAGGCGATTTCCCCGTACGGGCCCACGGCCGTGATCCGGTCGCCGGTGATCCAGACGCCGGCGTCCTTGACGGGAAGCGCCCGCGCGTCCACCACGGTGCAGTTGCCGAGAAGCTGATTCACGCGTTCACCCCGTACACCTTCCGGGCCGCCTCGTCCGAGACGTACCCCTCCTGAACGTCCTGCCGCACCGCTTCCGGGTCGCGCAAGCCCGGATCGCCGTGCCCGCCGCCACCGGCAGTGAGCAGGGTGATCCGGTCGCCGGCCCGGACGGGGGTGCGTTTGGTGCTGACCCGCTTCTCGCGGTCGGTGCCGGGGAAGACGACGACCTGGTTGGGCTCGGGTTGCCGGCCGCCGTCGAGCGCCCACGGCGCGCTCTTGGTCTTCTTGATGACCGACAGGAACTCGCCGTCGGTGACGAACCTGATGTCGCGGCGCAGCCCGCAGCCGCCCCGGAACCGGCCGGCCCCGCCCGAGTCCGTACGGATCTCCACCCGCTCGAAGAACATGCCGGTCCTGGCCTCGAGCACCTCGACGGGCGTGTTGCGGGCCTGGGTCTGGCACAGGTGGTTGGCCGGGCCGATGCCGTCGTGATCGGGCGAGCCGCCCCAGCCGACCGGGTCGTTGTTGCTGACCGCGAACATCGAGCCGGTGTCGGGGTGGACGCCGACCATCATGAAGCCGGGCACGTCGCCACCGCTGCTGGCGGGCAGCCGGTCCGGCATGCCCTGGGCCAGGGCCTTGTAGATGAGTTCGAGCGCGACCGTGCCGGTCCACTGGGTGAACGTGGCGGCCGGGTAGACCGCGTGGAACAGCGTGCCCGGCTCCGCCGACACCCGCAGCGGGGCGAAGTGGCCGGCGTTGGTCTGCTCGCCGGGCGTGGTGACGGCCTTGAACGCGACCCGGCAGGTGGCGATGGTGG from the Paractinoplanes abujensis genome contains:
- a CDS encoding amidohydrolase family protein, with the protein product MNQLLGNCTVVDARALPVKDAGVWITGDRITAVGPYGEIASQARQAGPVVERDLDGAFLTPGLTNMHTHFSLSLPGRGGNSVKDMGPHDLALYMADGARRTLDCGVTTVRNVAEKDHADFALRRAINAGRAVGPRMYTAGRALVCTGGHGHESGDTMECDGPVGFRHGVRSQIKAGADLIKVMISGGLAGEHEAISTPQLFADEMAAVIETAHAWGRKVTAHAGPAEVIAAAVELGLDCVEHGYQLTPEVAALMAAKGTALVPTLLVTRCKEFFDELGVPEWMQCRSLGAGPRHIESFRMALEAGVEILLGSDMPPFWSFEGTNATVRELENLAEHLGPQRALHAGTLGPIRWLGLSDDLGTVEQGKYADVIAMDADPLDDTSAFRGVRFVMKGGVVSREDQR
- a CDS encoding TIGR04076 family protein — encoded protein: MSEMDIYDLRVSVDRIEGRSVCGMNVGDHFDLTNSAHLTIPEGKHFCVYALASVLPFLAAKQRDLAAGDWLAQDSHFICPDPEERLVMKVERTGRRTMNSEDLT
- a CDS encoding nuclear transport factor 2 family protein; this encodes MSFAEIGAAAIAAGIDDMYASFLKGDRQGFDAHLHDDVTTWETHLPGPLRTRRELDAYRDSRDAAGERPVLAVMAATEKRIDVWGDTGVARYVLVTRDAASGQEQHTRVTDVLRCLDGDWRIVHHHAELVRP
- a CDS encoding zinc-binding dehydrogenase, with the protein product MIRRLIATSAGEPQDVLRVATVDDDPRPGPGAVQVAVHAAGLNFLDVSLCRGEYPVRPAPPMTPGVEASGRVLDAGPGAEHLIGENVVVCPALPHGALGETVTIDASLAVVRPPAVDALVAAALPVTYQTAWFALERARLRAGETVLVNAGAGGVGIATIQLAVARGARVIATAGSAGKLDKCRAEGAAVAVGYDDLASVGEVDVVVDPVGGDVLSRSLDCLAFEGRLVSVGMAAGPPPPVDPARLIARNADLIGVSWGSRYPWARPAEVRAAYDELFRRVAAGELRPPITRVVSLEEAPAALADLAARRTTGKVIVRVNEEAS
- a CDS encoding LLM class flavin-dependent oxidoreductase; protein product: MRTEIGLGLQSDKPAGTYARLARSAEAAGFDVLTVFGDLMYQPPIFPLLEMAGATSRVRLGPACLNPYSMAPYEIAGQIAALDLASHGRAYLGLARGTWLGAVGLEQPRPLTALAEAAEVVARLLRGDGTEFAGRVHRLAAGTVLRYERQRPAVPLLIGAWGAQGAALAGRIADEIKVGGSANPDMVPVIRERLRSGRDVGIVLGAVTVVDTDGEAARAKARTEVAMYLAVVAGLDPTVTLPEGLVEEVARLVDGGHDEAAGRLIPDDVLDRFAFSGTPAQVAAQAQRLIDAGVRRVEFGTPHGLTDDRGVELLGSEVLPRLSR